Below is a window of Chitinispirillales bacterium ANBcel5 DNA.
GTCAGACACAGCTACCCTACGGAGGCAAGTAACGCCCAGTCAAAACTCCTTTCAGCTTATTCAATCAATGAAATCTCTAATCATGGGGTAGGTATAAAAAACATCGACAACAAAGTTCATCTGTCTATTCTTGATGATACCCCCGATTTCCTTCCCCCAATGCAATCTTTAGATGAAGCCTTTAGGGGCAAAACCAATCGCTACAGCACTACCGGTACTACTGTAAATCGGTGTATGGTGCGAGCTGCCTGGAACAACATCGCAATTGCTGAACTGAGGGATTTAAACCGTCACCGTAGTGGTTACCGATTCTCCCCGCTCATTCCAAAGGGGTTTTATCTTCCGCAGGAAGTGTATCACCCGGGTGTTGATGGCCTCTTAGACAAACAAAAACAGTTTACCGAAAAATTGGCCTTAAGCACAAAAGATTTCAGGTATTGTTATGGCCTGCTGCTTGGAGCCCAAACACCTTTTGAACATTCAACCCACCTGGATAAATTCATTTACGAAATCGAGCTACGTACCGGGTTGGGTGCTCACTATCGCTACGCACAGCATCTTAAAGATGCTTACGATAAGCTTATCGAACTGCGGCCTGAGCTAAAAGATCACCTGTCGATCGGGGATGCAGAACCTGAATTTTAAATAAGTCTGGTTTAATGCTTTCAGAGTGCACCGGCTTTGGATTATCGAGTGTAACAGTTATTTTAAATAAAGCTGCCAACCGATACTAATTACCAGCTCTGAACTGTTTTGATCAGAAAATTCCTATTTGACTCTAAATAGCGCACACTTTATTTTTCGATTGAATTGGTTTGATATAAACTTTTCTGCTTATGGCCGGAAAACTACCATTTAAGTTTTTTGGCCTCTTTTGTGATAATCCCTACTGGAGTTATACTCATGGCATGTAATACCCAAGCGGTTGAGCTTAATGACGCAATTCGCTCAACAAATCCCTATGTACTTGATATGCTTTCAGAAAAAGGTCTAAACATTTTTTTCCCCAAAAAGGGTATACTTGCTCAAACTGCAGAATCAAAAAATTTAAAGATAAATGCCACTATCGGGATATCGCTTGAGGATGATGGTGAGCCGATGGTCCTTGATTCCCTAAACACTATGCTTAGTGTAGAAAAGGGAAGTTTTTCTTATGCTCCAAGCTATGGAAACCCCGATATTCGTGCTTTATGGAAAGAGATGCTGTTTAAGAAAAACCCCTCTCTTTCTAACCGCGCCATTAGCCTGCCGGTGGTAACAAGCGCTCTGACCCATGGCCTTTCCATGGCTGGTTATATACTAATCAACCCAGGTGATACGATAATTACTCCTGACCTTTACTGGGAAAATTACGATCTGATTTTCAAACACACCTACGGCGCACAGTTTTCAACCTTCCCTACCTTCATTGACAACAAATCTTTTAACATTAAGGGGATGGAAGAGCAGCTAAATGCAGGACCTGCAGGCAAAAAAATTGTAGTCCTCAATTTCCCCAATAACCCAACCGGATACACCGTAACAGAAACCGAAGCACAAGAGATAAAAGATGTACTCATTAGATCTGCCCAAAAAGGTAACACCATAACAGTACTGATAGATGATGCTTACTTTGGCCTGGTGTATGAGGATGGGATTATCCCAGAGTCGATGTTCTCTGTTTTAGCGGATGCTCATGAAAGAATTCTTGCGGTGAAATTTGACGGACCAACCAAAGAAGATTACGTCTGGGGTTTTAGAGTGGGTTTTGTTACCTTTGGAGTCGCGAAAAACTCAGAACAACTGTACAGGGCTTTGGAATCAAAAATGGCCGGTGCTATCCGCGCGACGATAAGCAGCGCATCTAATCTTTCCCAGTATCTGCTCTATAATGCCTACAGAACCCCCGATTATAGTGAACAGAAAAGGGAAAAATTCAATATTCTAAAGAGACGGTATCAAAAAATCCGCAGCATATTCCACAATCACCCCGAGTACAGCGAATACATTGAACCACTCCCCAATAATTCCGGCTACTTTATGTGCCTGAAAATGAAAAACGAAAAAGCAGAGGCCACCAGACGTACTTTGATGGAAAAATACGGAACAGGTGTAATTTCCCAAAAAGGTCTTCTCAGAGTCGCCTTTTCTTCAATTCCTTACGATAGTTTGGATCAACTTTTTGAAAATATCTACAGAGCAGCACGTGAAACAGTTTGAAAAAGTAAAAGCAGCAAAAGAAAACAGTCCTCCAATTAAGGGAATTATTTTTGACCTTGATGGTACACTCTACAA
It encodes the following:
- a CDS encoding aminotransferase class I/II-fold pyridoxal phosphate-dependent enzyme encodes the protein MACNTQAVELNDAIRSTNPYVLDMLSEKGLNIFFPKKGILAQTAESKNLKINATIGISLEDDGEPMVLDSLNTMLSVEKGSFSYAPSYGNPDIRALWKEMLFKKNPSLSNRAISLPVVTSALTHGLSMAGYILINPGDTIITPDLYWENYDLIFKHTYGAQFSTFPTFIDNKSFNIKGMEEQLNAGPAGKKIVVLNFPNNPTGYTVTETEAQEIKDVLIRSAQKGNTITVLIDDAYFGLVYEDGIIPESMFSVLADAHERILAVKFDGPTKEDYVWGFRVGFVTFGVAKNSEQLYRALESKMAGAIRATISSASNLSQYLLYNAYRTPDYSEQKREKFNILKRRYQKIRSIFHNHPEYSEYIEPLPNNSGYFMCLKMKNEKAEATRRTLMEKYGTGVISQKGLLRVAFSSIPYDSLDQLFENIYRAARETV